One Anoplopoma fimbria isolate UVic2021 breed Golden Eagle Sablefish chromosome 21, Afim_UVic_2022, whole genome shotgun sequence DNA segment encodes these proteins:
- the LOC129111105 gene encoding piggyBac transposable element-derived protein 2-like, translated as MIKHIGHHTNLYSAQELGDPIKTSPEEIQDFLAILLFMGVFTFPSLEDYWHYESRFDVIADIMPKKRFQLLRRYIHFNDNHQWNQSPDRFYKIRPLFDMLREQCLLIPSTYKHSVDEVMVAYKGTRAGSLRQYIANKPDKWGFKMFCRASSSGIIHDLLMYQGASTFFNVVLSEQEQTLLLGAKVVTTLCKTIAQPRLSVVFCDNYFTSFNLVRDLHTLLGVKCIGTVRPNRIGGAPLMTDKELMKRGRGACDYMSADGVVAVKWFDNKCVNLLSNACGIMPFSTVKRWSKESKAKIAVPCPSLIPAYNEHMGGIDLSDMLVHLYKTPAKSRRWYFPLFGYILDLCIANSWLVYKRDCGLLNEKPLCLKRFRLAVAHSLIKVNKYATKVGRPSFSSPPPENQKYTPRPSRPKPQPDVRYDNMGHWPLHSDKRGRCNLCPKGVSRWKCQKCNVFLCLSANQECFAAYHQK; from the coding sequence ATGATAAAACATATTGGCCATCATACCAATCTCTACTCCGCCCAAGAGTTGGGGGATCCCATCAAGACCAGCCCTGAAGAGATACAAGATTTCCTGGCAATCTTACTCTTCATGGGTGTTTTTACCTTCCCATCACTGGAGGACTACTGGCACTATGAGTCACGTTTCGACGTGATAGCTGATATCATGCCAAAGAAGAGATTCCAGCTTTTACGCAGgtacattcatttcaatgacaaTCATCAGTGGAATCAGAGTCCAGACCGATTCTACAAAATCCGTCCCCTCTTTGATATGCTTCGAGAGCAATGCCTTCTGATTCCATCCACTTACAAACACAGTGTGGATGAAGTCATGGTCGCATATAAAGGCACAAGGGCTGGCAGTCTTCGCCAATATATTGCAAACAAGCCAGATAAATGGGGCTTCAAGATGTTCTGCCGAGCCAGTTCATCTGGCATCATCCACGACCTGCTGATGTACCAAGGGGCATCCACATTTTTCAATGTTGTCCTCAGTGAGCAGGAGCAGACGCTACTTTTGGGAGCAAAAGTAGTGACAACGCTGTGCAAGACCATAGCACAGCCACGCCTTTCTGTCGTCTTCTGTGACAACTACTTCACCAGTTTTAACTTGGTCAGAGACCTGCACACATTGCTGGGTGTCAAGTGCATTGGCACCGTCCGACCAAACCGTATTGGTGGAGCTCCCTTGATGACAGACAAAGAGCTGATGAAGAGAGGGCGTGGAGCATGTGATTACATGTCTGCTGACGGAGTGGTTGCAGTCAAATGGTTTGACAACAAATGTGTCAATCTTCTGAGCAACGCCTGTGGGATCATGCCTTTTTCAACGGTGAAACGGTGGAGCAAAGAGTCTAAGGCAAAGATTGCTGTCCCATGCCCGTCACTCATCCCTGCCTACAATGAGCATATGGGAGGGATTGATCTGTCCGACATGCTTGTGCACCTGTACAAGACCCCAGCCAAGTCAAGGAGATGGTACTTTCCCCTCTTCGGATACATCCTTGACTTGTGCATCGCCAATTCCTGGCTGGTCTACAAAAGGGACTGTGGCCTACTGAACGAGAAACCCTTGTGTCTAAAAAGGTTTCGCCTGGCAGTCGCCCACAGTCTGATCAAAGTCAACAAGTATGCAACCAAAGTTGGCCGACCATCATTCAGCTCTCCCCCACCAGAGAATCAAAAATACACCCCACGACCCTCACGACCAAAACCCCAACCAGATGTGCGCTATGACAACATGGGACATTGGCCACTTCACAGTGACAAGCGGGGGCGATGCAACCTCTGTCCGAAGGGTGTGTCAAGATGGAAATGTCAGAAATGCAatgttttcctgtgtttgtctgcaaaCCAGGAATGCTTTGCAGCATACCACCAGAAGTAA